The Tolypothrix sp. PCC 7712 region ATATTCACGGTTGGAACTTTATAGAAAGCACCAATGAAGTCATCGATAGAAATGGTCATGGTACTCATGTTTCTGGCACCATTGCTGGAGAAAACAATGGTGTTGGTGTGACTGGCGTTGCCTATAATGCCAAAATTATGCCTGTAAAAGTTCTTAATGATGCTGGTTCAGGTTCGGTTAGCTCTATCGCTAATGGTATTTACTATGCTGTCAATCAAGGAGCAAATGTAATTAATCTCAGCCTTGGAAGCAATTTTCCTAACAGCACCCTAGCATCAGCCATAGAATATGCCAGCAAAAAAGGGGTCGTTGTGGTGATGGCTGCTGGTAATAATGGTCTACCCGTCATATCTTACCCCGGCAGCTATGCTGACCAGTGGGGACTAGCAGTTGGAGCTGTAGATCAGAACAATAAAATTGCTGACTTTTCTAACCAACCAGGAATCTCTCAACTCGCCTACGTCACAGCACCAGGAGTAAATATCTACTCATCACTACCTGGCGATCAGTATGGTTATTATAGTGGTACTTCAATGGCAACTCCCCACGTTGCTGGAGTAGTAGCGTTAATGCTGAGTGCTAATCCTCTGCTAACAGATGCTCAAGTCCGGCAAATTCTCACACAGACTGCAGGTAATAATAGCTCAGATCCCAACCTTGGCTTCGGTGCTGGTTCCGTTCTTAGTCAGTTCATTGCAGATATAGCAGCTAATAGTACACAACTGTCTACTTCTAGCTTTAATATTAGTCCCCTCAATGATAATCATCTCTCTGATTTCAGCTTGAATATTACCTCTGAGGCTGAAAGCAATTATAATTTTCAGGCTGCTAACTGGTCACAATTGCGATACTATGAGAGCGATTTCAATAGCAGCAGTTACAACAGCTTGAAAGATCAGCCAAAAAATGATGATGAGCCAGCAACCGATATAGAAAAAATTCTGCGACAATTCCAAGAACAAGTGGATGAATTGCGGAAATGGTTCGTTAACATTTAGCCTACAGCAAACGCTACTGTCCAGCTCCCCGACTTTTTGAGAAAGTCGGGAGCTAAATCTCGGTCAACCGCCCCACCCACAAGGGGATGGGGCTTGTAACTAACCGAAAGAATCGGCTGAAACGTATGGCATATTGACTGATGCCTGCTCCTCTGTCCCTTCTCTTGCAAAGTTCAGATCGGAGGAAACCTCCGCTCCGACTTTGCGCTGGGTAGAGGAGAGAATGTAATCATCCCTGACATTTTTTGCAGCATTGAGATCCGCGTGTGTCCGATGTCCACAGTTTTTGCAATGGAATCTAGACTTGTGGCGGTTCGTCCTGCGAATGTGCTTGCAGATATTGCATTTCTGGGAAGTGTAACGAGGGTCTTGATGAACTACTCGCTTACCCAGTGCTTCTGCCTTGTAAGTCAAGAATTGCTCTTGTTGGTAAAAAGCCCAACTGCCCAACCATTTATTCATTTTCTTGCCCCTTCGCTGTGTGCGAATGCTGGACAAATCCTCTAGCACAAAGACCGCTATTCCTGGTTGGTTGGCTAACTTTTTACTTACACAATGATTCGTATCCTTCATGAACCGCTTCTCACGACCAGACATCGCTTTTAAACGACGCTTGGCACTGCGAGTGCCTTTTTGTTGGAGTTTGCGACGATTGTATAAGTAACGTCTTTGCACTTTTCTAATTTTAGAAGAACTAAAAAATTGACCATTTGAGGTTACAGCTTGATGGTACAAACCTCGGTCAATTCCTTGAATCTGTCCTTCTATTTGTTGCGGGTCTTCTGTCTCAAAAACCAGTCTCACCCAAAATTGATTAGTGTTTTTGGTATAAGTGACAGTTGCCCCACAAAACTCCCAAGTCTCAAAAACCTCCTTGAAATAATCAGGCACATCAAGAATTAAGGTAACTCGCTTACCAATACAACTAAGAGTTAATTGTTTTCCTCTCAGCGTCATGGTGCGCTTATCATACCTTAATCCTGATGTTGGTTTTTTCTTGGGAAAGCTCTTAAACTTGGTTGCCTTAATTGCTTCAAGTGCATTATCTCTGACTGTTTGCAACAAAGCAGAAGGCACACTTGGATACTGAACCCTTAACAGGTGATACAGTTCGTTGTGTGCCTTATTTTTGTTGTAGGTACTGTTAGCGATAGCCCAATCAACGTGTGCGTTAAATATTTCTGCACACTGATTCATCAGAGGCAAAAGCCTTTCTGCTGGTAAGTCAACTGGGATACTAACAGTCCGTTTCATTATGCTGTCTGCCTTTCTTGTTCGATTTCAACAAAAAACTGAGAAGCGACTTGCAAATCTATTAGCTCTGGATTATCTCTGTATTGTCCAAACAGAAACCCAATAGCCAATCTTTCATCCTCTGAGTTCAGTCCATCTTCTTGTAGTTGTCTAAAAATTCGATTCATTGCAACTAGATGGTCTTGAGACTGAGATTGCGAGAAGGTTAGTGCAGGTTTTTTATATTTACGGATGAGTAAATTTGTCTGATAGTCTTTCGCCCATTGCAGTATTTGCTCTACAGCATTATCTGGCAATTCTACAGACTTCAAGAAATTCTTTTCTTGAAACTCTTTTTGACCATCAACTCTTACTTTGTGCCAAGTTCTAACTAATATTCTCATTTCACTCTCCTTCGTATTCTTCTGCCCAAGCGTCAAAATCAAAATTGGATTCACAGATACCAGTTTCAGATCCTTCGGTATCAGGAGTCCAATCGTTTCCATCCCACTTATCTCTACATTCTTCAAAGTGAGTGGTATTGACCCCTACCCATTTCTCGCATTCTTGATTCAAATTGGTATAAGCACACCAGCCTTTCAAAGTGCAGTACTCAAAATCTTTACTATGCGATCGCTTACGTATCCATAAATGAAAGCCATCGACAGATAAATTTCCCCATTTTATCGATTTTTGTATAAAAATTTACATTTATAAATTTTATTTTGATAAATTTTAAGTTTAAGTATCAAAAATATTA contains the following coding sequences:
- a CDS encoding S8 family serine peptidase, translated to MPLEYTNQKSLTDNGLNVTPISSVDTFNPRDNYSLNNSSRSSFDATINSNDTFNTQSYDSATGYGLVNASAAVAKAIGQNTFADVPDVGGENWGDDFVKAPEAWARGYTGQGVVVAVLDTGVDYNHIDLRNNIWTNTREIAGNGIDDDGDGYIDDIHGWNFIESTNEVIDRNGHGTHVSGTIAGENNGVGVTGVAYNAKIMPVKVLNDAGSGSVSSIANGIYYAVNQGANVINLSLGSNFPNSTLASAIEYASKKGVVVVMAAGNNGLPVISYPGSYADQWGLAVGAVDQNNKIADFSNQPGISQLAYVTAPGVNIYSSLPGDQYGYYSGTSMATPHVAGVVALMLSANPLLTDAQVRQILTQTAGNNSSDPNLGFGAGSVLSQFIADIAANSTQLSTSSFNISPLNDNHLSDFSLNITSEAESNYNFQAANWSQLRYYESDFNSSSYNSLKDQPKNDDEPATDIEKILRQFQEQVDELRKWFVNI
- a CDS encoding RNA-guided endonuclease InsQ/TnpB family protein, with product MKRTVSIPVDLPAERLLPLMNQCAEIFNAHVDWAIANSTYNKNKAHNELYHLLRVQYPSVPSALLQTVRDNALEAIKATKFKSFPKKKPTSGLRYDKRTMTLRGKQLTLSCIGKRVTLILDVPDYFKEVFETWEFCGATVTYTKNTNQFWVRLVFETEDPQQIEGQIQGIDRGLYHQAVTSNGQFFSSSKIRKVQRRYLYNRRKLQQKGTRSAKRRLKAMSGREKRFMKDTNHCVSKKLANQPGIAVFVLEDLSSIRTQRRGKKMNKWLGSWAFYQQEQFLTYKAEALGKRVVHQDPRYTSQKCNICKHIRRTNRHKSRFHCKNCGHRTHADLNAAKNVRDDYILSSTQRKVGAEVSSDLNFAREGTEEQASVNMPYVSADSFG